The following coding sequences are from one Venturia canescens isolate UGA chromosome 5, ASM1945775v1, whole genome shotgun sequence window:
- the LOC122411351 gene encoding uncharacterized protein, whose protein sequence is MCQRALHRFKRSSPVRTDIQLTRDDLEQARLFWVLHIQSAHFAAELRSISNGNFLTRGHFLSALTPFIDSHGTLCVGGRLQHFSLNLEAKHPAILPRHSTFTTLVIADAHLKTLHGGTQSTLTLLRSNYWIVGGRAPIRSFILRCAKCVRFRGLRAQQLMGQLPISRATPSRAFLHTGLDYAGPFTVKTWRGRNTKTYKGYLAVFVCFSTSAVHLELVTDYTSDAFIAAFRRFTSRRGICHTLYSDCGTNFIGADAQLQGLFKESATEMPHIISSLTNIGTRWSFNPPSAPHMGGKWEAAVKSAKHHLQRVIGDSALTYEEFTTLLTQVESVLNSRPLGAMSDDPDDFSALTPGHFLIGEALNSVPEPSLTSTPELKLPRWAQIQRRFQQIWQRWSSDYLQHGLATSKWRHPRNEIQVGSLVLITDERLPPSKWPLARVVSLHPGEDELTRVVTLRTASSTFKRPISKLCILPVTSSTTSVAEGGECVQKRA, encoded by the coding sequence ATGTGTCAACGGGCTCTTCATCGATTCAAGCGCTCCTCACCGGTTCGGACGGACATACAGCTTACTCGAGACGATCTTGAACAAGCAAGACTCTTCTGGGTACTACATATACAATCGGCTCATTTCGCTGCGGAACTTCGGTCAATCTCAAACGGAAATTTTTTGACACGGGGTCATTTCCTGTCGGCCTTGACTCCCTTCATCGATTCGCATGGAACTCTTTGCGTCGGGGGACGCCTGCAGCATTTCAGTCTAAACTTGGAAGCAAAACATCCGGCTATCCTTCCACGTCATTCGACATTCACGACGCTCGTCATCGCTGACGCGCACCTCAAGACTCTTCACGGCGGAACTCAATCGACCTTGACTCTCCTTCGTTCCAATTACTGGATCGTCGGAGGTCGAGCACCAATAAGATCATTCATTCTTCGCTGCGCTAAATGCGTTCGGTTTCGAGGACTTCGAGCTCAACAGCTCATGGGGCAACTTCCGATCAGTCGTGCTACTCCTTCTCGGGCATTCCTTCACACCGGACTTGATTACGCCGGACCCTTCACAGTAAAAACATGGCGAGGCCGGAATACGAAAACATACAAAGGATATCTGGCCGtcttcgtttgtttttcaacgtcAGCTGTTCACTTGGAACTGGTGACAGACTACACTTCGGATGCCTTCATCGCTGCCTTTCGGCGGTTCACGAGTCGTCGAGGCATTTGTCATACGCTCTATAGCGATTGCGGGACGAACTTCATCGGAGCTGATGCCCAACTTCAAGGACTCTTCAAAGAAAGTGCGACAGAAATGCCACACATAATTTCTTCGCTGACTAACATCGGAACTCGGTGGTCCTTCAATCCCCCCTCGGCTCCTCACATGGGAGGAAAGTGGGAGGCCGCCGTCAAATCGGCAAAACATCACCTTCAACGGGTTATCGGGGACTCAGCACTTACGTATGAAGAATTTACAACTCTTCTTACGCAAGTCGAGTCAGTGCTAAATTCACGTCCGCTGGGCGCCATGTCAGACGATCCGGATGACTTCTCTGCCCTGACTCCTGGCCACTTCCTCATCGGCGAGGCCCTAAATTCAGTTCCGGAACCTTCGCTCACTTCAACTCCGGAGCTAAAACTTCCGCGCTGGGCCCAAATTCAACGGAGATTCCAGCAAATTTGGCAACGCTGGTCATCGGACTATCTTCAACACGGTTTAGCCACTTCCAAGTGGCGACATCCTCGGAACGAGATCCAGGTTGGCTCCCTGGTCCTCATCACGGACGAACGACTTCCGCCTTCCAAGTGGCCGCTCGCCAGAGTGGTCTCACTTCACCCAGGGGAAGACGAACTCACCCGAGTCGTCACACTTCGCACGGCTTCATCCACCTTCAAGCGGCCCATTTCAAAGCTCTGCATTCTTCCGGTTACTTCTTCGACAACATCGGTTGCCGAAGGCGGGGAGTGTGTTCAGAAAAGGGCATAG